In one Podarcis muralis chromosome 7, rPodMur119.hap1.1, whole genome shotgun sequence genomic region, the following are encoded:
- the NQO1 gene encoding NAD(P)H dehydrogenase [quinone] 1 isoform X2: MERRPPEQGHRRGAKEAGRCRSCHLPGGSQIIGRCLLRSQTTWSIKPRFPLQWFGVPAILKGWYERVLTGGFAYSYSAMYDQGPFKNKKTLLSFTTGGMGSMYTPGGINGDINILLWPIQSGTLHFCGFQVLAPQIAFSIGHTPPEARSQILEMWKKRLATIWEETPLSFAPSNNFDLSFAGGFLLKKEVQEQQEDKKYGLTTGQHLGKPLLPDNQVKAQQK; this comes from the exons ATGGAAAGAAGGCCGCCTGAGCAGGGACATCGTAGAGGAGCAAAAGAAGCTGGACGCTGCCGATCTTGTCATCTTCCAGGTGGTTCCCAGATCATAGGACGCTGCCTTCTAAGGAGTCAGACCACCTGGTCCATCAAGCCCAGG TTCCCTCTCCAGTGGTTTGGTGTCCCAGCCATCTTGAAAGGGTGGTATGAGCGTGTCCTCACTGGTGGATTTGCCTACTCCTACAGTGCCATGTATGACCAGGGACCCTTCAAG AATAAGAAGACTCTACTTTCCTTCACCACTGGTGGGATGGGCTCCATGTACACCCCTGGAGGCATCAATGGGGACATCAACATCCTTCTTTGGCCAATACAG AGTGGCACTCTCCATTTCTGTGGTTTCCAAGTCTTGGCACCCCAGATCGCTTTCAGTATTGGCCATACACCACCAGAGGCCCGCTCCCAAATCCTGGAGATGTGGAAGAAGAGATTGGCCACTATCTGGGAGGAGACACCCCTCAGCTTTGCCCCAAGCAACAACTTTGATTTGAGCTTTGCTGGGGGCTTTCTTCTGAAGAAAGAGGTCCAGGAACAGCAAGAAGATAAAAAATATGGGCTGACAACTGGCCAGCATCTGGGAAAGCCACTCCTGCCTGATAATCAAGTCAAAGCCCAGCAGAAATAG
- the NQO1 gene encoding NAD(P)H dehydrogenase [quinone] 1 isoform X1 yields MAARQALIVLAHPERTSFNYAMKEAAVEALQKSGWKVTVSDLYAMRFNPVLSRDDVTGKPKDSQHFSYPAETGLAWKEGRLSRDIVEEQKKLDAADLVIFQFPLQWFGVPAILKGWYERVLTGGFAYSYSAMYDQGPFKNKKTLLSFTTGGMGSMYTPGGINGDINILLWPIQSGTLHFCGFQVLAPQIAFSIGHTPPEARSQILEMWKKRLATIWEETPLSFAPSNNFDLSFAGGFLLKKEVQEQQEDKKYGLTTGQHLGKPLLPDNQVKAQQK; encoded by the exons ATGGCTG CTCGGCAGGCGCTGATCGTGCTGGCCCACCCGGAGCGGACATCCTTCAACTATGCCATGAAGGAGGCGGCTGTCGAGGCGCTGCAGAAGAGTGGCTGGAAGGTGACCGTCTCGGATCTCTACGCCATGCGCTTCAACCCGGTCCTCTCCCGGGACGACGTCACCG gcAAGCCGAAAGACTCGCAGCACTTCAGCTACCCGGCCGAAACGGGGCTGGCATGGAAAGAAGGCCGCCTGAGCAGGGACATCGTAGAGGAGCAAAAGAAGCTGGACGCTGCCGATCTTGTCATCTTCCAG TTCCCTCTCCAGTGGTTTGGTGTCCCAGCCATCTTGAAAGGGTGGTATGAGCGTGTCCTCACTGGTGGATTTGCCTACTCCTACAGTGCCATGTATGACCAGGGACCCTTCAAG AATAAGAAGACTCTACTTTCCTTCACCACTGGTGGGATGGGCTCCATGTACACCCCTGGAGGCATCAATGGGGACATCAACATCCTTCTTTGGCCAATACAG AGTGGCACTCTCCATTTCTGTGGTTTCCAAGTCTTGGCACCCCAGATCGCTTTCAGTATTGGCCATACACCACCAGAGGCCCGCTCCCAAATCCTGGAGATGTGGAAGAAGAGATTGGCCACTATCTGGGAGGAGACACCCCTCAGCTTTGCCCCAAGCAACAACTTTGATTTGAGCTTTGCTGGGGGCTTTCTTCTGAAGAAAGAGGTCCAGGAACAGCAAGAAGATAAAAAATATGGGCTGACAACTGGCCAGCATCTGGGAAAGCCACTCCTGCCTGATAATCAAGTCAAAGCCCAGCAGAAATAG